A genome region from Acidobacteriota bacterium includes the following:
- a CDS encoding iron-containing alcohol dehydrogenase, which translates to MNRPHTLPAAAADRWSAQVGTVAVRFGAGCLMELGEAVLAHGGSRVFLVTDPGVRAAGIAPASEERLRAAGLAFEVFDGVSENPTASQVTAGVEAAREFGPDFIVAVGGGSAMDCAKGINLVLINGGRIDDYEGRHRAPRPLLPSVGVPTTAGTGSEAQSFALISRDEDHRKMACGDQGIRFREVLLDPEVLVSVPAAVAARSGLDAVSHAVESYVTRAGHAVSRMLAREAWRLLDRSLEGFLADPGELEGAADVFLGAHLAGAAIEQSMLGAAHACANPLTARWDIPHGAAVALMLPAVVRFNASVAEERYGELLPAGQPQREGAAADKLARRLETLRAAAGLPGSFADCGAAPNEGEIAQLASQAATQWTGTFNPRSLTPDDFARLYASVR; encoded by the coding sequence ATGAACCGACCCCACACCCTCCCCGCCGCCGCCGCCGACCGGTGGAGCGCGCAGGTGGGCACCGTAGCGGTGCGCTTCGGCGCCGGTTGCCTGATGGAGCTGGGCGAGGCGGTGCTTGCACACGGCGGATCTCGGGTATTCCTGGTGACGGACCCGGGGGTGCGCGCGGCGGGTATCGCGCCGGCGTCGGAAGAGCGTCTGCGGGCGGCCGGTTTGGCCTTCGAAGTGTTCGATGGAGTGTCCGAGAACCCGACCGCTTCGCAGGTGACCGCCGGGGTGGAGGCGGCCCGGGAATTCGGGCCGGACTTCATCGTAGCCGTCGGTGGCGGCAGCGCGATGGATTGCGCCAAGGGCATCAATCTGGTGCTGATCAACGGCGGGCGCATCGACGATTACGAGGGCCGCCACCGGGCGCCGCGGCCGCTGCTGCCGTCCGTCGGCGTGCCCACCACTGCCGGTACCGGCAGCGAGGCCCAGTCCTTCGCCTTGATCTCGCGCGACGAGGACCACCGCAAGATGGCCTGCGGTGACCAGGGAATCCGCTTCCGGGAGGTGCTGCTCGATCCGGAGGTGCTCGTCTCGGTGCCCGCCGCGGTGGCCGCCCGCTCCGGCCTGGATGCGGTGTCCCACGCCGTCGAGAGCTACGTCACCCGCGCTGGCCACGCCGTGTCGCGGATGCTGGCGCGGGAGGCCTGGCGGCTCCTCGACCGCTCGCTGGAAGGCTTCCTGGCAGACCCCGGGGAGCTCGAGGGCGCCGCCGACGTGTTCCTCGGCGCCCACCTGGCCGGTGCCGCCATCGAACAGTCGATGCTCGGCGCGGCTCACGCCTGCGCCAACCCGCTGACCGCCCGCTGGGACATCCCCCACGGCGCCGCCGTCGCCCTGATGCTGCCGGCCGTCGTGCGCTTCAACGCGTCCGTGGCGGAGGAGCGATACGGCGAGCTGCTGCCGGCGGGTCAGCCGCAGCGCGAGGGCGCCGCCGCCGACAAGCTGGCCCGGCGCCTCGAAACGCTGCGCGCCGCTGCCGGTCTGCCGGGCTCTTTCGCAGACTGCGGTGCCGCGCCGAACGAAGGCGAAATCGCGCAGCTCGCCTCCCAGGCGGCGACCCAGTGGACCGGTACTTTCAATCCCCGTTCCCTCACCCCCGACGACTTCGCGAGGCTCTATGCGTCCGTGCGTTGA
- a CDS encoding PQQ-binding-like beta-propeller repeat protein produces the protein MRKHFCLALLSLLALCLAPTLAAEDWPRFRGPEGTGISAEAGLLDSWDEGGPKELWRRPLGRGFSGVSAVGNSLYTLFADRSGEYLVSLATADGSERWRYRLDDLYADSQGDGPRSTPTVSDGVVYAYGAQSMLAAVDAESGKKIWSQDLKKSLGARPPRWGTSAQPVVDGDLLLVDVGGRDGASVAAFRKLTGVLVWSAGSDKAGYSMPLLVEVGGVRQAIFFTATQILAVRPQSGEVLWREPWSTSYNVNAAAPILVPPSRLFISSGYDTGSALFEIETEGDRASVRKVWDQRRMKNQFSSSVLYRGAIFGFDNSILKAIDPATGEELWKARGFQHGSLTAADGKLFVLGEGGRLALVEATAEAYREISSVEPFKAKAWTVPTLADGVLYLRNESEIIALDVKNSASTSTQPSETTAK, from the coding sequence ATGAGAAAGCACTTCTGCCTCGCGCTTCTCTCTCTTCTCGCGCTCTGCCTGGCGCCGACCCTGGCGGCCGAGGACTGGCCGCGCTTCCGCGGTCCCGAGGGGACCGGTATCTCCGCCGAGGCCGGCCTGCTGGACTCCTGGGATGAGGGTGGACCGAAGGAACTCTGGCGCCGGCCCCTGGGGCGGGGCTTTTCCGGAGTGTCGGCGGTCGGCAACAGCCTCTACACCTTGTTCGCGGACCGCTCCGGCGAGTACCTGGTCAGTCTTGCCACTGCGGATGGTTCTGAACGCTGGCGCTACCGGCTGGACGATCTTTACGCCGACAGCCAGGGCGATGGCCCGCGGTCCACTCCGACGGTGAGTGACGGCGTGGTCTACGCTTACGGCGCCCAGAGCATGCTCGCCGCTGTTGACGCCGAGAGCGGCAAGAAGATCTGGAGCCAGGACCTCAAGAAATCCCTCGGTGCCCGTCCGCCGCGCTGGGGCACCAGCGCCCAGCCGGTGGTAGATGGTGATCTCCTGCTGGTTGACGTCGGCGGCCGCGATGGCGCTTCCGTTGCCGCCTTCCGCAAGCTCACCGGAGTGCTGGTGTGGTCCGCCGGCAGCGACAAGGCCGGCTACTCCATGCCGCTACTTGTGGAGGTGGGCGGAGTGCGCCAGGCGATTTTCTTCACCGCCACCCAGATCCTTGCGGTGCGGCCGCAGAGCGGCGAGGTGCTGTGGCGGGAGCCCTGGTCCACCAGCTACAACGTCAACGCCGCGGCGCCGATCCTGGTGCCGCCGAGCCGACTGTTCATCTCCTCCGGTTACGACACCGGTTCGGCCCTCTTCGAGATCGAAACCGAAGGAGACAGGGCCTCCGTCCGCAAGGTGTGGGACCAGCGGCGAATGAAGAATCAATTCTCCAGCTCGGTCCTCTACCGGGGCGCGATCTTCGGTTTCGACAACTCGATCTTGAAGGCCATCGACCCGGCCACCGGCGAGGAACTGTGGAAGGCCCGCGGGTTCCAGCACGGTTCCTTGACGGCGGCCGACGGCAAGCTGTTCGTGCTCGGGGAAGGCGGCCGCTTGGCGCTGGTCGAGGCCACGGCGGAGGCCTACCGTGAAATCTCGTCCGTCGAGCCTTTCAAGGCCAAAGCCTGGACCGTGCCCACCCTGGCCGACGGCGTGCTCTACCTGCGCAACGAGAGCGAGATCATCGCTCTCGACGTCAAGAATTCCGCTTCCACGTCGACTCAACCCTCGGAGACCACCGCCAAATGA
- a CDS encoding TonB-dependent siderophore receptor gives MTSTFLLRRAVLAGACTLLLAFPLAAQDPEAETEESTPYLVEGGEVRVEADLPWVPTSNTVAAKLPLTLERTPASVAVIPIGLFEDQGGQVLGDALENAAGLNVQTGNGVFDFFVVRGLDSISSGLILTDGAPEPETTFYQLYNVERAEVYRGPTAFLYGGSPLGGTVNLVRKQPLPASFGRVGVGAGSFGTLEGTFDGNVAAEDGRWSFRLNGLWRETDGYRDDKAMETVSFNPAFTWRPSDDLSINVNLERLEIDGESDAGLPLLFDGRGGASLAPVPRERSYQSPFDVSDQTLDRAQVDIERRFGDRFRLRDKVYFRNLDWDSKGTVFNGVFPLPMGNLVVSRSLLLLDDEQTLFGNQLEGIAELTTGRVEHSLLVGFEASQLEDTFTFDVAALPEIDLFAPVEGSPASLDQLFRIPGQGRSVDARSRVLAPYVVDQMRFGERFELLVGLRFDRVDFEDDASGASRDDDEVSPMIGAVFAATPKVTLYGNAGQAFAPPSTFATDASRVPEESQQVEAGVRFSGPVEGSVAAFRLERENIAIPVGFGAERQVGDQQSEGLEVELRGDLPTGTRWLLSYAYTDSEMTRFSELVFFSPVLPPLLLDYSGNRAPFAPEHSARAWFSHRWGNGFGAALGGRYLGEQFIDEDNVYAIDDSLVADASLFYERGPWRLRLHLDNLTDEDVLTRGFQNTSVIPTAGFSAFSSFDFRF, from the coding sequence ATGACCTCGACCTTTCTTCTACGCCGCGCCGTTCTCGCCGGCGCTTGTACTCTATTGTTGGCTTTTCCTCTAGCGGCTCAGGATCCTGAAGCGGAGACTGAAGAGTCCACGCCATACCTGGTGGAGGGCGGCGAAGTGCGGGTGGAGGCCGACTTGCCCTGGGTGCCGACTTCCAATACCGTCGCCGCCAAACTGCCGCTGACCCTGGAGCGCACCCCGGCAAGCGTCGCCGTCATCCCGATCGGCCTGTTCGAGGATCAGGGGGGTCAGGTGCTGGGCGACGCGCTGGAGAATGCCGCCGGCCTCAATGTGCAGACCGGCAACGGGGTGTTCGATTTCTTCGTCGTGCGGGGGCTCGATTCGATCTCCTCAGGGCTCATCCTGACGGACGGTGCGCCGGAGCCGGAAACCACCTTCTACCAGCTCTACAACGTCGAGCGGGCGGAGGTCTACCGCGGCCCGACGGCCTTCCTCTACGGCGGCAGCCCGCTGGGCGGCACCGTCAACCTGGTGCGCAAGCAGCCGCTGCCGGCCTCCTTCGGCCGGGTGGGAGTGGGTGCCGGCAGCTTCGGCACCCTCGAAGGCACTTTCGATGGCAACGTCGCCGCCGAGGACGGCCGCTGGAGCTTCCGCCTGAACGGCCTGTGGCGCGAAACCGACGGCTACCGCGACGACAAGGCGATGGAGACGGTGTCCTTCAACCCGGCCTTCACCTGGCGGCCGAGCGACGATCTGTCGATCAACGTCAATCTCGAGCGACTGGAGATCGACGGCGAGAGCGATGCCGGCCTGCCGCTGTTGTTCGACGGCCGCGGCGGCGCTTCGCTCGCGCCGGTGCCGCGGGAGCGTTCCTACCAGTCGCCCTTCGACGTCTCCGACCAGACCCTCGACCGCGCCCAAGTGGACATCGAGCGGCGCTTTGGCGACCGCTTCCGGCTGCGCGACAAGGTGTACTTCCGCAACCTCGACTGGGACTCCAAGGGCACGGTGTTCAACGGTGTTTTCCCGCTGCCCATGGGTAATCTGGTGGTCAGCCGCAGCCTGCTGCTGCTGGACGACGAACAGACCCTCTTTGGCAATCAACTCGAAGGCATTGCCGAACTCACCACCGGCCGGGTCGAGCACTCGCTGCTGGTGGGATTCGAAGCATCGCAGCTTGAAGACACCTTCACCTTCGACGTGGCGGCGCTACCGGAGATCGATCTGTTTGCGCCGGTGGAGGGCTCGCCGGCTTCCCTCGATCAGCTCTTCCGCATTCCTGGCCAAGGCCGCTCGGTAGATGCCCGCAGCCGGGTGCTGGCGCCCTATGTGGTGGACCAGATGCGCTTCGGCGAGCGCTTCGAGCTGCTCGTCGGCCTGCGCTTCGACCGGGTGGACTTCGAGGACGATGCTTCCGGTGCTTCGCGCGACGACGACGAAGTTTCGCCAATGATCGGCGCCGTCTTCGCCGCCACCCCCAAGGTCACCCTCTACGGCAACGCCGGCCAGGCCTTCGCGCCGCCGTCGACCTTCGCTACGGACGCGAGCCGGGTTCCGGAAGAAAGCCAGCAGGTGGAGGCCGGGGTGCGCTTTTCCGGGCCGGTGGAGGGGAGCGTCGCGGCCTTCCGCCTGGAGCGCGAGAACATCGCCATTCCGGTGGGTTTCGGCGCCGAGCGGCAGGTGGGCGACCAGCAGTCCGAAGGCCTGGAGGTGGAGCTGCGCGGCGATCTGCCCACCGGCACCCGCTGGCTCCTCTCCTACGCCTACACCGACAGCGAGATGACCCGCTTTTCCGAGCTGGTGTTCTTCTCGCCGGTGCTGCCGCCGCTGCTGCTCGACTACTCCGGCAACCGCGCGCCCTTCGCGCCGGAGCACTCGGCGCGGGCGTGGTTCAGCCACCGTTGGGGCAACGGCTTCGGCGCCGCCCTGGGCGGCCGCTACCTGGGCGAGCAGTTCATCGACGAGGACAACGTCTACGCCATCGACGATTCCCTGGTCGCCGACGCCTCGCTGTTCTACGAGCGCGGACCTTGGCGCCTACGTCTTCACCTCGACAACCTGACCGATGAGGATGTGCTGACCCGCGGCTTCCAGAACACCTCGGTGATTCCCACCGCCGGTTTCTCGGCCTTCTCGTCCTTTGATTTTCGGTTCTAG
- a CDS encoding PQQ-binding-like beta-propeller repeat protein: protein MRTPPSTVATALAVFSLGVALVGAPVQAQDSKDVAMFGGTPSRNMVSDETGLPESWDPKTGRNVRWSQPLGSQSYGGPSIAGGKVFVGTNNEGQRNPDIVGDKGVMMAFAVEDGEFLWQGVHDKLTAGRVNDWPLQGICSAPYVEGDRMYYVSNRAEVIAADTEGFRDGENDGAVKDEALKGEQNEDILWRLDMIGELDVFPHNLAAGNPVVVGDLLFTVTGNGVDEGHINIPTPLAPSFIAVNKNTGELVWENDAPRGKILHGQWSNPAYGVIAGRPQIVFPGGDGWMYSFAPKTGELLWKFDTNPKDSIWELGGSGTRNNLVGTPVVYKDRVYIGVGQDPEHGEGPGNLWVIDATGNGDITESGVVWHRGGEEYGRTISTVAIHDGLLYAADLAGRLYCLDADTGEHHWTYDAFAAIWGSPYVADGRVYLGDEDGDIAVLKAGKKLEVLHEINMGSAVYTTPVAKDGVLYVMARNRLFALEDGVEAKPAEKPAKKDSGGDGDAGGGGEE from the coding sequence ATGCGAACCCCCCCTTCCACAGTAGCGACCGCCCTGGCGGTTTTCTCCCTGGGCGTCGCCCTCGTCGGGGCGCCGGTCCAGGCCCAGGACTCCAAAGACGTCGCCATGTTCGGCGGCACGCCGTCGCGCAACATGGTCTCCGACGAAACCGGCCTGCCGGAGTCTTGGGATCCCAAGACCGGCCGCAATGTCCGCTGGAGCCAACCTCTCGGCTCCCAGAGCTACGGCGGTCCGTCCATCGCCGGCGGCAAGGTCTTCGTGGGAACCAACAACGAAGGTCAGCGCAATCCGGACATCGTCGGCGACAAGGGCGTGATGATGGCCTTCGCGGTCGAAGACGGCGAGTTCCTGTGGCAGGGGGTGCACGACAAGCTCACCGCCGGCCGGGTGAACGACTGGCCGCTGCAGGGCATCTGCTCGGCGCCCTACGTCGAAGGAGATCGTATGTACTACGTGTCGAACCGAGCAGAGGTGATCGCCGCCGACACGGAGGGGTTCCGGGACGGTGAGAACGACGGTGCCGTCAAGGACGAGGCCCTGAAGGGCGAGCAGAACGAGGACATCCTCTGGCGCCTCGACATGATCGGCGAGCTGGACGTCTTTCCCCATAACCTGGCCGCCGGCAATCCGGTGGTGGTCGGCGACCTCCTCTTCACGGTCACCGGCAACGGGGTGGACGAAGGGCACATCAACATTCCCACGCCGCTGGCGCCGAGCTTCATCGCCGTCAACAAGAACACCGGCGAGCTGGTTTGGGAGAACGACGCGCCGCGCGGCAAGATCCTGCACGGTCAGTGGTCGAACCCCGCCTACGGGGTGATCGCCGGCCGGCCGCAGATCGTCTTCCCCGGCGGCGATGGCTGGATGTACTCCTTTGCGCCGAAGACCGGCGAGCTGCTGTGGAAGTTCGACACCAACCCCAAGGACTCCATCTGGGAGCTCGGCGGTTCCGGTACCCGCAACAATCTGGTGGGCACGCCGGTGGTCTACAAGGACCGCGTCTACATCGGCGTTGGCCAGGATCCGGAGCACGGCGAGGGCCCCGGCAACCTGTGGGTGATCGACGCTACCGGCAACGGCGACATTACCGAGAGCGGCGTGGTCTGGCACCGCGGCGGCGAAGAGTACGGCCGCACCATCTCAACGGTCGCCATCCACGATGGCCTGCTCTACGCCGCGGATCTCGCCGGCCGCCTCTACTGCCTGGACGCGGACACCGGCGAGCACCACTGGACCTACGACGCCTTTGCCGCCATTTGGGGCTCGCCCTACGTCGCCGATGGCCGCGTCTACCTGGGCGACGAGGACGGCGACATCGCCGTTTTGAAAGCCGGCAAGAAACTCGAAGTGCTGCACGAGATCAACATGGGGAGCGCCGTCTACACCACCCCGGTGGCGAAGGACGGGGTGCTCTACGTGATGGCCCGCAATCGCCTCTTCGCCCTCGAAGACGGCGTCGAGGCGAAGCCCGCTGAGAAGCCGGCGAAGAAGGACAGCGGCGGTGACGGTGACGCTGGTGGGGGCGGCGAGGAGTGA
- a CDS encoding aldehyde dehydrogenase family protein yields MLHLPILRGGVGQGDAPYRSLNVEVLPHVVTGKPVAEVSQANPGLIARDLARSAERRRVLEGLSGRELLAICGRAAKLFVEGELPCGIDGERQSPADYVRQLSSTTGMPEALCRANMAKLEFVFAEMERVLAGLSRGLDPEALDRGFIEEDGRTVSYLAQADSLGIILPSNSPGVHSLWLPSIALKTPVTLKPGSREPWTPLRACQAFLAAGCPPEAVAFYPTSHSGGAEILLGCGRSMLFGDQHTVRPWKNDHRVQLHGPGWSKVLLAADAFSAHDEGAILDVVAESVASNGGRSCVNASGVWVDRAAARGREFAAALAERLAGIEARPLDHPQAALAGFGDRRVAEAMSRMVDQHLATGGAEDLTARYRPVGDRLVEVDGLTYLLPTVVWCDDRNHPLAQTELLFPFVSVVEVDLQSDLDDLPPSLVVSALTDDANLRRRLLGHRSVERLNLGSIPTSRVSWDQPHEGNLFGHLYRQRSFQASA; encoded by the coding sequence ATGCTGCACCTGCCCATCCTGCGCGGCGGTGTCGGTCAGGGCGATGCGCCCTACCGCAGCCTGAATGTCGAGGTGCTGCCGCACGTCGTCACCGGAAAACCGGTGGCGGAGGTGAGCCAGGCCAATCCCGGCCTGATCGCCCGCGATCTGGCCCGTTCCGCCGAGCGGCGGCGGGTGCTCGAAGGACTCAGCGGCCGGGAGCTGCTGGCGATCTGCGGCCGGGCGGCGAAGCTCTTCGTGGAGGGCGAACTGCCCTGCGGCATCGACGGCGAGAGGCAGTCGCCGGCGGATTACGTGCGGCAGCTTTCGTCCACCACCGGCATGCCCGAGGCTCTGTGCCGGGCCAACATGGCGAAGCTCGAATTCGTCTTCGCCGAGATGGAGCGGGTCTTGGCCGGGCTGTCCCGCGGCCTCGATCCGGAAGCTCTCGATCGTGGCTTCATCGAGGAGGACGGCCGCACCGTCAGCTATCTGGCCCAGGCGGATTCCCTGGGGATCATTCTGCCGAGCAACTCGCCCGGCGTGCACTCCCTGTGGCTGCCGTCGATCGCCTTGAAGACGCCGGTGACCTTGAAGCCCGGCTCGCGCGAGCCCTGGACGCCCCTCCGCGCCTGCCAAGCATTCCTTGCCGCCGGTTGCCCGCCGGAGGCGGTGGCCTTCTACCCCACCAGCCACTCCGGTGGCGCCGAGATCCTGCTCGGCTGCGGCCGCTCGATGCTGTTTGGCGATCAGCACACGGTGCGTCCCTGGAAGAACGACCACCGGGTGCAGCTCCACGGCCCCGGCTGGAGCAAGGTGCTGCTGGCGGCGGATGCCTTCTCAGCGCACGACGAGGGAGCGATCCTCGATGTGGTGGCCGAATCCGTCGCCTCGAACGGCGGCCGCTCCTGCGTCAACGCTTCGGGCGTGTGGGTGGACCGCGCCGCGGCAAGGGGACGCGAGTTCGCCGCGGCATTGGCCGAGCGCCTGGCGGGCATCGAAGCCCGCCCCCTCGATCATCCGCAGGCCGCCCTTGCCGGCTTCGGCGACCGGCGGGTAGCGGAAGCGATGAGCCGGATGGTCGACCAGCACCTCGCCACCGGCGGCGCCGAGGACCTGACCGCCCGGTATCGCCCCGTCGGCGACCGGCTGGTCGAGGTGGACGGCCTCACCTACCTGTTGCCGACGGTGGTGTGGTGCGACGACCGCAACCATCCCCTCGCCCAAACGGAGCTTCTGTTTCCCTTCGTCAGCGTGGTGGAAGTCGACCTCCAAAGCGACCTCGATGACTTGCCGCCGAGCCTGGTGGTGAGCGCCTTGACGGACGATGCGAATCTCCGTCGCCGGCTCCTCGGCCACCGCTCCGTCGAACGCCTGAACCTCGGCTCCATCCCCACCAGCCGGGTGTCCTGGGATCAGCCCCACGAGGGCAATCTCTTCGGGCACCTCTACCGTCAGCGGTCCTTCCAGGCCAGCGCCTGA
- a CDS encoding coproporphyrinogen-III oxidase family protein, which produces MSESTHPTISPSDTARPEPATAGHQGSETQVGSVFVSNYPPFSAWSKEQLAAAEEALTAPPENADEPFGLYLHLPFCRKRCKFCYFRVYTDKNSGEIGRYTDALAKEVEIYAGKPALAGRPLRFVYFGGGTPSYISVRHLTALVERLRQAFSWDAVEEVTFECEPGTLTRSKLAAIRELGITRLSLGIENFNDAILRENGRAHLTKEIDRVLPWIEELDFDQLNVDLIAGMVGETWDTWRETVARTVDLAPDSVTVYQMELPFNARFSQKLLDGEGLEQPLADWETKRAWNDFAIEQLAAAGYEVSSAYTMIRPGKKASRFLYRDALWHGSDLIGTGIASFSHFQGVHFQNTASWADYLAGIEAGELPWFRAFETAAEDRLTRELILQLKLGEISPESFEQKFGVDVLRRYEPAWKDLEERGMLSVEPSGAVELTRAGLLQVDSLLPNFYAETYRGARYT; this is translated from the coding sequence ATGAGCGAATCCACCCATCCCACGATCTCGCCGTCCGACACCGCCCGGCCGGAGCCGGCCACCGCCGGCCATCAGGGCTCCGAAACCCAGGTGGGGAGCGTCTTCGTTTCCAACTACCCGCCGTTCTCCGCCTGGTCGAAGGAACAGCTCGCGGCGGCCGAAGAGGCCCTCACCGCGCCGCCCGAAAACGCCGACGAGCCCTTCGGCCTCTACTTGCACCTTCCGTTCTGCCGCAAGCGCTGCAAGTTCTGCTACTTCCGCGTTTACACCGACAAGAACAGCGGCGAGATCGGCCGCTACACGGACGCCCTGGCCAAGGAAGTGGAGATCTACGCCGGCAAGCCGGCGCTGGCCGGACGGCCGCTGCGCTTCGTGTACTTCGGCGGTGGCACGCCGTCCTACATCAGCGTGCGCCACCTCACCGCACTGGTCGAGCGGCTCCGCCAGGCATTCTCCTGGGACGCGGTGGAGGAGGTGACCTTCGAGTGCGAGCCGGGCACTCTCACCCGCTCGAAGCTCGCAGCGATCCGGGAACTGGGGATCACCCGCTTGTCCCTCGGCATCGAGAACTTCAACGACGCCATCCTGCGGGAAAACGGCCGTGCCCACCTGACCAAGGAGATCGATCGGGTGCTGCCTTGGATCGAGGAACTCGATTTCGACCAGCTCAACGTCGACCTCATCGCCGGCATGGTCGGCGAGACCTGGGACACCTGGCGCGAGACCGTTGCCCGCACCGTCGACCTGGCGCCGGACAGCGTCACCGTGTACCAGATGGAGCTGCCCTTCAACGCTCGCTTTTCGCAAAAGCTGCTGGACGGCGAGGGGCTTGAGCAGCCGCTGGCGGACTGGGAAACCAAGCGCGCCTGGAACGACTTCGCTATCGAGCAGCTCGCCGCCGCCGGCTACGAGGTGTCCTCCGCCTACACCATGATCCGCCCGGGCAAGAAAGCATCGCGCTTCCTGTACCGCGACGCCCTGTGGCACGGCAGCGATCTGATCGGCACCGGGATCGCCTCGTTCTCTCACTTCCAGGGCGTGCACTTCCAGAACACGGCGAGCTGGGCGGACTACCTGGCCGGGATTGAGGCCGGAGAGCTGCCTTGGTTCCGAGCCTTCGAGACGGCCGCCGAAGATCGCCTCACCCGGGAACTGATTTTGCAGCTCAAGCTGGGTGAGATCTCGCCGGAGTCCTTCGAGCAGAAGTTCGGGGTGGATGTGCTGCGGCGCTACGAGCCGGCCTGGAAGGACCTGGAGGAGCGGGGGATGCTTTCCGTCGAACCGTCCGGCGCGGTGGAGTTGACCCGCGCCGGCCTGCTGCAGGTGGACTCTTTACTGCCGAACTTCTACGCCGAGACCTATCGCGGCGCCCGCTACACCTGA
- a CDS encoding PQQ-binding-like beta-propeller repeat protein has translation MLQRAPRVCKALWIHCIALLLCAAPAAADWASFRGDSSLTGRADAALPERLEPLWTFQVDDGFFATAALVDGKVYAPALDGVLYVLDQATGSELWSYRAKNEIKSSPLVREGVVYFGDESGVLHAVDAETGGARWTFEAGAAVTSSPNLAGGCLLFGAYDNNLYCLDPASGKERWKVETQSYVHATPAVFDNSEVLIAGCDGALRRVRLKDGEELGSTSLGGYAAASPAITEGVAVVGTFENQVLAVEVASGEVRWTYENPERAFPYYASAAIAGDRAVVAGRDKAVRALSLKDGSELWKRSFRARLDASPVVAGERAYIAGQDGSLHALGLASGEVAWQFETGSAFDASPAIADGRLVIGSADGTLYCFGTQSSSVESNDSASRDKTRASR, from the coding sequence ATGCTTCAGCGAGCTCCTAGAGTTTGCAAAGCGCTGTGGATCCATTGCATCGCGCTGCTGCTCTGCGCCGCGCCCGCCGCTGCCGACTGGGCGTCGTTCCGCGGCGACTCGTCCCTCACCGGCCGCGCCGACGCGGCCTTGCCGGAGCGGCTCGAACCGCTGTGGACCTTCCAGGTCGACGATGGCTTTTTTGCTACCGCGGCGCTGGTCGACGGCAAGGTCTACGCGCCGGCCTTGGATGGTGTGCTCTACGTTCTCGACCAGGCCACCGGCTCTGAGCTGTGGAGCTACCGGGCGAAGAACGAGATCAAGTCGTCGCCGCTGGTACGCGAGGGCGTCGTCTACTTCGGCGACGAGTCCGGTGTACTCCACGCCGTCGACGCTGAGACCGGCGGGGCCCGCTGGACCTTCGAGGCCGGCGCCGCCGTCACCTCGTCGCCCAACCTGGCCGGCGGCTGCCTGCTCTTTGGCGCCTACGACAACAACCTTTATTGCCTCGATCCGGCGAGCGGGAAAGAGCGCTGGAAGGTCGAAACCCAGAGCTATGTCCACGCTACCCCGGCGGTGTTTGACAACTCCGAGGTGCTGATTGCCGGCTGCGACGGCGCCCTGCGGCGGGTGCGGCTAAAGGATGGCGAAGAGCTGGGTTCGACTTCCCTCGGCGGATATGCGGCGGCCAGCCCGGCGATCACCGAAGGTGTCGCCGTCGTCGGCACCTTCGAGAATCAGGTGCTCGCTGTGGAGGTGGCTTCCGGCGAGGTGCGCTGGACTTACGAAAACCCCGAGCGCGCCTTTCCGTATTACGCCTCGGCGGCCATCGCTGGCGACCGGGCGGTAGTGGCCGGTCGCGACAAGGCGGTGCGCGCCCTGTCTTTGAAGGACGGTTCGGAACTGTGGAAGCGTTCCTTCCGGGCTCGCCTCGACGCCTCGCCGGTGGTGGCCGGTGAGCGGGCCTACATCGCCGGCCAGGACGGCAGCCTCCACGCCCTCGGCTTGGCCTCCGGAGAGGTCGCCTGGCAGTTCGAGACGGGCTCCGCCTTCGACGCCTCGCCGGCGATCGCCGACGGCCGCCTGGTGATTGGCAGTGCCGACGGCACCTTGTATTGCTTCGGAACCCAATCGTCGTCGGTGGAGTCCAACGACTCCGCGAGCAGGGACAAAACGCGAGCTAGCCGATGA